In one window of Dromaius novaehollandiae isolate bDroNov1 chromosome W, bDroNov1.hap1, whole genome shotgun sequence DNA:
- the LOC112983654 gene encoding V-type proton ATPase subunit S1-like protein isoform X1 has product MERITAIRFLLLYFYVGFSASVEQMFAVVDGSSHAFSDEDLLQRNGRRFDGDGKPKFNVNQVGITQVVSYNLSRKEQLERESWRPFTHSHYSPLNVTVNGIPCILFWAKRIMIKFKNHTQLDLTEKTFGVHATVDVGDSNCSEDSAVLSLKFGDIGNLQGLVIRFLLTTSYYQLSVQNWFSLHRVQLLYNHSAQATFNASRIYAPASYSYHCERVSSLQRYDALLIPSSANDVSKLWEVTFIDFQIQGFNIQEGHFAYAKDCASFFSPAILMGLVMSLILLLVLAYALHMLIHLKSLDRHYECKASPAYFVQMKDNDMGDEKEPLRSSGNESYELRDQQFCKIYI; this is encoded by the exons tTCACATGCATTTTCAGATGAAGATCTTCTGCAAAGAAATG GTCGACGTTTTGACGGTGATGGAAAGCCAAAATTTAACGTAAATCAAGTAGGAATTACACAG GTTGTCAGCTACAACTTGAGCAGGAAAGAACAGTTGGAAAGAGAATCATGGAGGCCGTTCACCCATAGCCACTACAGCCCTCTCAACGTCACAGTTAATGGCATCCCCTGCATTCTCTTCTGGGCCAAGAGGATCATGATTAAGTTTAAAAACCACACGCAGCTGGATTTGACGGAGAAGACATTTGGTGTCCATGCAACTGTGGATGTCGGAGATTCTAACTGCAGTGAAGACAGTGCAGT GCTTTCTCTGAAGTTTGGTGACATTGGCAATCTACAGGGACTTGTTATTAG ATTCTTATTAACAACCAGTTATTACCAGCTGTCTGTTCAGAATTGGTTCAGTTTACACAGAGTGCAACTGCTTTACAACCACTCTGCGCAAGCAACATTTAATGCAAGCAGAATATATGCACCGGCAAGTTACTCCTACCACTGTGAACGTGTGAGCAGCTTGCAGAGATATGATGCACTCCTGATACCCAGCTCAGCAAACGATGTTTCAAAGCTCTGGGAAGTCACTTTTATTGATTTCCAG aTTCAAGGTTTTAACATTCAAGAAGGACATTTTGCCTATGCGAAAGACTGTGCATCCTTTTTCTCTCCAGCAATACTAATGGGTTTAGTTATGTCACTGATTCTGCTGCTGGTTCTTGCCTACGCTCTTCATATGTTGATCCACTTGAAATCTCTTGACAGGCATTACGAATGCAAGGCTTCTCCTGCCTATTTTGTACAAATGAAAGACAATGACATGGGGGATGAGAAAGAGCCTCTGAGAAGCAGTGGAAATGAATCCTATGAACTTAGAGACCAACAGTTCTGTAAAATCTATATTTAG
- the LOC112983654 gene encoding V-type proton ATPase subunit S1-like protein isoform X2 gives MIFCFTSLTKLSHAFSDEDLLQRNGRRFDGDGKPKFNVNQVGITQVVSYNLSRKEQLERESWRPFTHSHYSPLNVTVNGIPCILFWAKRIMIKFKNHTQLDLTEKTFGVHATVDVGDSNCSEDSAVLSLKFGDIGNLQGLVIRFLLTTSYYQLSVQNWFSLHRVQLLYNHSAQATFNASRIYAPASYSYHCERVSSLQRYDALLIPSSANDVSKLWEVTFIDFQIQGFNIQEGHFAYAKDCASFFSPAILMGLVMSLILLLVLAYALHMLIHLKSLDRHYECKASPAYFVQMKDNDMGDEKEPLRSSGNESYELRDQQFCKIYI, from the exons tTCACATGCATTTTCAGATGAAGATCTTCTGCAAAGAAATG GTCGACGTTTTGACGGTGATGGAAAGCCAAAATTTAACGTAAATCAAGTAGGAATTACACAG GTTGTCAGCTACAACTTGAGCAGGAAAGAACAGTTGGAAAGAGAATCATGGAGGCCGTTCACCCATAGCCACTACAGCCCTCTCAACGTCACAGTTAATGGCATCCCCTGCATTCTCTTCTGGGCCAAGAGGATCATGATTAAGTTTAAAAACCACACGCAGCTGGATTTGACGGAGAAGACATTTGGTGTCCATGCAACTGTGGATGTCGGAGATTCTAACTGCAGTGAAGACAGTGCAGT GCTTTCTCTGAAGTTTGGTGACATTGGCAATCTACAGGGACTTGTTATTAG ATTCTTATTAACAACCAGTTATTACCAGCTGTCTGTTCAGAATTGGTTCAGTTTACACAGAGTGCAACTGCTTTACAACCACTCTGCGCAAGCAACATTTAATGCAAGCAGAATATATGCACCGGCAAGTTACTCCTACCACTGTGAACGTGTGAGCAGCTTGCAGAGATATGATGCACTCCTGATACCCAGCTCAGCAAACGATGTTTCAAAGCTCTGGGAAGTCACTTTTATTGATTTCCAG aTTCAAGGTTTTAACATTCAAGAAGGACATTTTGCCTATGCGAAAGACTGTGCATCCTTTTTCTCTCCAGCAATACTAATGGGTTTAGTTATGTCACTGATTCTGCTGCTGGTTCTTGCCTACGCTCTTCATATGTTGATCCACTTGAAATCTCTTGACAGGCATTACGAATGCAAGGCTTCTCCTGCCTATTTTGTACAAATGAAAGACAATGACATGGGGGATGAGAAAGAGCCTCTGAGAAGCAGTGGAAATGAATCCTATGAACTTAGAGACCAACAGTTCTGTAAAATCTATATTTAG